The following are from one region of the Salmo salar chromosome ssa27, Ssal_v3.1, whole genome shotgun sequence genome:
- the LOC106588290 gene encoding serine/threonine-protein kinase SBK1 — protein MTAATRLLDEMCHLTVQSFTSLETSDHFQVVKMLGEGSYGKVMLAVHRKRGTPMALKFFPRDSTNLFSFLREYNLSLSFCTHPSLTKALGIAFSTPSHYVFAQQASLFGDLYDVIVPEVGVEEDCVQRVVSQLSSALTHFHSLGFVHRDVKPENIFLVDAACRWVKLGDFGMAKATGTKVPGVWYSSAYCTPEAEIAKESEDSRHNTASKPDGGNGLHNKIKRVWVSVEASTDCWALGILIYAMLTGSLPWTETASDDRSYIKYKEWFDQEKDQDGQDDELDLWGEGKDEDIMMSLDEDKQNLNEKKSNPVAPQFAYFTPLACSLFQALLHPQPRLRSRPDDVLGYLGGDWLRKKEKTRLEEERKKIRGREVIRNVKEREGRVER, from the exons ATGACA GCTGCCACAAGGTTATTGGACGAGATGTGCCATCTCACCGTCCAGTCGTTTACATCACTGGAGACCTCGGACCACTTCCAGGTGGTCAAGATGTTAGGGGAGGGGTCGTACGGGAAGGTCATGTTGGCTGTACATAGGAAAAGAG GAACTCCAATGGCCCTGAAGTTCTTTCCTCGTGATTCCACAAATCTCTTCTCCTTTTTGCGAGAGtataacctctccctctccttctgcaCCCACccgtccctgaccaaggccctcggCATTGCCTTCTCCACCCCCTCACATTACGTTTTCGCCCAGCAAGCTAGCCTCTTCGGTGATCTGTACGACGTCATTGTCCCCGAG GTGGGTGTGGAGGAGGATTGTGTCCAGAGGGTCGTGTCCCAGCTGAGCAGTGCCCTAACCCACTTCCACTCCCTGGGTTTCGTCCACCGCGACGTCAAGCCCGAGAACATCTTCCTGGTCGACGCTGCCTGCCGCTGGGTCAAACTGGGCGACTTCGGCATGGCCAAGGCCACGGGAACCAAGGTACCCGGTGTGTGGTACAGTTCTGCTTACTGTACACCCGAGGCAGAGATAGCGAAGGAGTCGGAGGATAGTAGACATAATACTGCTTCAAAACCTGATGGAGGAAATGGGTTGCACAACAAGATCAAGAGGGTGTGGGTGTCGGTGGAGGCCAGTACGGACTGCTGGGCCTTGGGGATCCTCATCTACGCCATGCTGACTGGCAGTCTACCCTGGACGGAGACCGCATCCGACGACCGCTCGTACATCAAGTACAAAGAGTGGTTTGACCAGGAGAAAGATCAAGATGGTCAGGACGACGAACTAGACCTATGGGGGGAAGGAAAAGACGAGGACATCATGATGAGTTTGGATGAAGACAAGCAGAATCTGAACGAGAAAAAATCCAATCCGGTCGCCCCCCAGTTTGCCTATTTCACCCCACTGGCCTGCTCCCTTTTCCAGGCACTTCTCCACCCACAGCCTAGGCTTCGCAGTAGGCCCGACGATGTACTGGGCTACCTCGGGGGAGACTGGTTGCGGAAGAAGGAGAAGACACGgttggaagaggagaggaagaaaattagagggagagaggtaatcAGAAacgtgaaagagagggagggaagggtggaGAGATAA